The Cellulophaga sp. L1A9 genome window below encodes:
- a CDS encoding UDP-3-O-(3-hydroxymyristoyl)glucosamine N-acyltransferase codes for MKFPIAYSLEQIASIIQSEFVGDADFQVLGMNEIHVVESGDIVFVDHPKYYDKALKSKATTILINKKVDCPEGKALLISEDPFRDFNKLTAFFKPFKKTSHSISSTAKIGKDTVIQPNTFIGNEVVIGDNCRIHSNVSIYDHCVIGNNVTIHAGTVLGSDAFYYKNRPEGFDKLVSGGRVVIEDHVDIGALCTLDRGVTGDTRVKKGTKIDNQVHVGHDTVIGEKCLIASQTGIAGCVIIEDEVTLWGQVGVISAITIGKKAVVLAQSGVSKSLEGNAVYFGSPAEEAREKMKQMAWIKQIPNIIKK; via the coding sequence ATGAAGTTTCCTATTGCGTATAGTTTAGAGCAAATTGCCAGTATTATTCAATCTGAATTTGTGGGTGATGCTGATTTTCAGGTTTTGGGAATGAACGAAATTCATGTGGTAGAATCAGGTGATATTGTTTTTGTAGATCATCCAAAGTATTATGATAAGGCTTTAAAATCTAAGGCAACTACAATTTTAATAAATAAAAAAGTAGACTGTCCCGAAGGAAAAGCTTTGTTGATTTCAGAGGATCCTTTTAGGGACTTCAATAAACTTACCGCTTTTTTTAAACCATTTAAGAAAACCTCTCATAGTATTTCTTCCACCGCTAAAATAGGGAAAGACACGGTTATTCAGCCAAATACATTTATTGGTAATGAAGTTGTTATTGGAGATAATTGTAGAATACACTCCAATGTGTCTATTTATGACCATTGTGTAATTGGTAATAATGTAACCATTCATGCGGGGACTGTTTTAGGATCAGATGCATTCTATTATAAAAATAGACCAGAAGGCTTTGATAAATTAGTATCTGGTGGGCGTGTTGTTATTGAAGATCATGTAGATATCGGAGCACTTTGCACTTTAGATAGGGGTGTTACAGGAGATACGAGAGTAAAGAAAGGAACTAAAATTGATAATCAGGTTCATGTTGGTCATGATACCGTTATTGGTGAAAAGTGTCTAATAGCATCGCAAACGGGTATTGCTGGTTGTGTAATTATTGAAGATGAAGTTACCCTTTGGGGGCAAGTTGGGGTGATAAGTGCGATCACTATTGGGAAAAAAGCAGTAGTTTTAGCGCAATCAGGAGTTTCAAAATCTCTTGAAGGAAATGCTGTTTATTTTGGGAGTCCTGCTGAAGAAGCACGTGAAAAAATGAAGCAAATGGCTTGGATTAAACAAATTCCGAACATAATAAAAAAATAG